The Phoenix dactylifera cultivar Barhee BC4 chromosome 9, palm_55x_up_171113_PBpolish2nd_filt_p, whole genome shotgun sequence genome window below encodes:
- the LOC103701816 gene encoding methylcrotonoyl-CoA carboxylase beta chain, mitochondrial isoform X1 translates to MLRVLARRSWRGLQQRQKSMAFCSAAAVLPDGINRSSDAFARNSAAVQDLISQLHSHIHKVLDGGGPEAVRRNRSRNKLLPRERIDRIIDPGSSFLELSQLAGYNLYEEPLPSGGIITGIGPVHGRLCMFVANDPTVKGGTYYPITVKKHLRAQEVAAECKLPCIYLVDSGGANLPRQAEVFPDRDNFGRIFYNQAKMSAEGIPQIALVLGSCTAGGAYIPAMADESIMVKGNGTIFLAGPPLVKAATGEEVSAEDLGGASMHCKISGVSDHFAEDELHGLAIGRNVIKNLYMAGKGAVSSTSFSSNYEEPLYDVKDLRSIAPSDQKQPFDIRSVIAHIVDGSEFDEFKKLYGTTLVTGFARIHGQPVGIIGNNGILFTESALKGSHFIELCAQRNIPLIFLQNITGFMVGSKSEATGIAKAGAKMVMAVSCAKVPKITLIVGGSFGAGNYGMCGRAYSPNFLFLWPTAKISVMGGIQAAGVLAQIERSNKKRQGIEWTKEEEEKFKSRVVEAYEIEGSPYYSTARLWDDGIIDPADTRKVLGLCLSASMKHVPEETKYGVFRM, encoded by the exons ATGCTTCGGGTTCTTGCCAGGCGATCATGGAGGGGACTCCAACAGCGTCAGAAGAGCATGGCCTTTtgctccgccgccgccgtcctTCCCGACGGCATCAATCGGAGCTCCGATGCCTTCGCCCGTAACTCCGCCGCCGTGCAGGACCTCATCTCCCAACTCCATTCCCACATCCATAAG GTGCTTGATGGTGGAGGTCCGGAAGCTGTGAGGAGGAACAGAAGTCGGAACAAGCTCCTCCCGAGGGAGCGGATTGATCGTATCATAGATCCCGGATCTTCATTTCTTGAACTATCTCAG CTTGCAGGTTACAACCTTTATGAGGAACCATTACCGTCCGGAGGGATTATAACTGGAATAGGGCCTGTACATGGGCGTCTGTGTATGTTTGTGGCTAATGACCCCACTGTAAAGGGGGGCACATATTATCCTATCACTGTCAAGAAACATCTGAGGGCACAAGAAGTTGCTGCTGAGTGCAAGTTGCCGTGCATATATCTTGTTGACAGTGGAGGTGCTAATCTTCCAAGACAGGCTGAAGTCTTTCCTGATCGTGATAATTTTGGTAGAATATTTTACAACCAAGCGAAAATGTCTGCTGAGGGTATTCCTCAGATTGCGCTGGTTTTAGGCTCTTGTACCGCCGGGGGTGCTTATATACCTGCAATGGCTGATGAAAGCATTATGGTCAAAGGAAATGGTACAATATTTCTAGCTGGTCCTCCCCTTGTGAAG GCTGCTACAGGAGAAGAGGTCTCTGCTGAGGATTTGGGAGGGGCATCCATGCATTGTAAGATATCAGGAGTTTCAGATCACTTTGCAGAAG ATGAACTTCATGGTCTGGCGATTGGGAGAAATGTCATTAAGAACTTATACATGGCCGGGAAAGGGGCAGTTAGTTCAACAAGTTTTTCTTCTAATTACGAAGAACCATTATATGATGTCAAGGATCTTCGTTCGATTGCACCAAGTGATCAGAAGCAGCCCTTCGACATTCGATCTGTAATTGCTCATATTGTAGATGGTAGTGAATTTGATGAATTTAAAAAGTTATATGGCACT ACACTTGTAACAGGTTTTGCAAGGATTCATGGACAACCAGTTGGAATAATAGGAAACAATGGCATATTATTTACTGAATCTGCTTTGAAAGGGTCTCACTTCATTGAGTTGTGTGCACAACGTAACATTCCTTTGATCTTTCTTCAGAACATCACTGGATTTATG GTTGGGTCAAAATCTGAGGCAACTGGTATTGCCAAAGCTGGAGCAAAAATGGTGATGGCAGTTTCCTGTGCAAAG GTTCCAAAAATAACTCTAATTGTTGGTGGAAGTTTTGGTGCTGGAAATTATGGAATGTGCGGGCGTGCATACAGTCCCAATTTCTTGTTTCTCTGGCCTACTGCCAAAATATCTGTGATGGGTGGCATACAG GCTGCTGGTGTACTCGCCCAAATTGAAAGAAGCAACAAGAAAAGGCAAGGAATTGAG TGgacaaaggaggaagaagaaaaatttaaaagcagAGTTGTGGAAGCTTATGAGATAGAAGGAAGCCCTTACTACTCCACAGCAAGACTCTGGGATGATGGAATCATA
- the LOC103701816 gene encoding methylcrotonoyl-CoA carboxylase beta chain, mitochondrial isoform X2, with product MLRVLARRSWRGLQQRQKSMAFCSAAAVLPDGINRSSDAFARNSAAVQDLISQLHSHIHKVLDGGGPEAVRRNRSRNKLLPRERIDRIIDPGSSFLELSQLAGYNLYEEPLPSGGIITGIGPVHGRLCMFVANDPTVKGGTYYPITVKKHLRAQEVAAECKLPCIYLVDSGGANLPRQAEVFPDRDNFGRIFYNQAKMSAEGIPQIALVLGSCTAGGAYIPAMADESIMVKGNGTIFLAGPPLVKAATGEEVSAEDLGGASMHCKISGVSDHFAEDELHGLAIGRNVIKNLYMAGKGAVSSTSFSSNYEEPLYDVKDLRSIAPSDQKQPFDIRSVIAHIVDGSEFDEFKKLYGTTLVTGFARIHGQPVGIIGNNGILFTESALKGSHFIELCAQRNIPLIFLQNITGFMVGSKSEATGIAKAGAKMVMAVSCAKVPKITLIVGGSFGAGNYGMCGRAYSPNFLFLWPTAKISVMGGIQAAGVLAQIERSNKKRQGIEIL from the exons ATGCTTCGGGTTCTTGCCAGGCGATCATGGAGGGGACTCCAACAGCGTCAGAAGAGCATGGCCTTTtgctccgccgccgccgtcctTCCCGACGGCATCAATCGGAGCTCCGATGCCTTCGCCCGTAACTCCGCCGCCGTGCAGGACCTCATCTCCCAACTCCATTCCCACATCCATAAG GTGCTTGATGGTGGAGGTCCGGAAGCTGTGAGGAGGAACAGAAGTCGGAACAAGCTCCTCCCGAGGGAGCGGATTGATCGTATCATAGATCCCGGATCTTCATTTCTTGAACTATCTCAG CTTGCAGGTTACAACCTTTATGAGGAACCATTACCGTCCGGAGGGATTATAACTGGAATAGGGCCTGTACATGGGCGTCTGTGTATGTTTGTGGCTAATGACCCCACTGTAAAGGGGGGCACATATTATCCTATCACTGTCAAGAAACATCTGAGGGCACAAGAAGTTGCTGCTGAGTGCAAGTTGCCGTGCATATATCTTGTTGACAGTGGAGGTGCTAATCTTCCAAGACAGGCTGAAGTCTTTCCTGATCGTGATAATTTTGGTAGAATATTTTACAACCAAGCGAAAATGTCTGCTGAGGGTATTCCTCAGATTGCGCTGGTTTTAGGCTCTTGTACCGCCGGGGGTGCTTATATACCTGCAATGGCTGATGAAAGCATTATGGTCAAAGGAAATGGTACAATATTTCTAGCTGGTCCTCCCCTTGTGAAG GCTGCTACAGGAGAAGAGGTCTCTGCTGAGGATTTGGGAGGGGCATCCATGCATTGTAAGATATCAGGAGTTTCAGATCACTTTGCAGAAG ATGAACTTCATGGTCTGGCGATTGGGAGAAATGTCATTAAGAACTTATACATGGCCGGGAAAGGGGCAGTTAGTTCAACAAGTTTTTCTTCTAATTACGAAGAACCATTATATGATGTCAAGGATCTTCGTTCGATTGCACCAAGTGATCAGAAGCAGCCCTTCGACATTCGATCTGTAATTGCTCATATTGTAGATGGTAGTGAATTTGATGAATTTAAAAAGTTATATGGCACT ACACTTGTAACAGGTTTTGCAAGGATTCATGGACAACCAGTTGGAATAATAGGAAACAATGGCATATTATTTACTGAATCTGCTTTGAAAGGGTCTCACTTCATTGAGTTGTGTGCACAACGTAACATTCCTTTGATCTTTCTTCAGAACATCACTGGATTTATG GTTGGGTCAAAATCTGAGGCAACTGGTATTGCCAAAGCTGGAGCAAAAATGGTGATGGCAGTTTCCTGTGCAAAG GTTCCAAAAATAACTCTAATTGTTGGTGGAAGTTTTGGTGCTGGAAATTATGGAATGTGCGGGCGTGCATACAGTCCCAATTTCTTGTTTCTCTGGCCTACTGCCAAAATATCTGTGATGGGTGGCATACAG GCTGCTGGTGTACTCGCCCAAATTGAAAGAAGCAACAAGAAAAGGCAAGGAATTGAG ATCTTGTGA